One Rhodoluna sp. KAS3 DNA window includes the following coding sequences:
- the metZ gene encoding O-succinylhomoserine sulfhydrylase → MTKRNRPWGYQAGNDESKPDWQLHPDTQAIRGALSRTGFGETSEALFLNSGFTYDSAEQAESSFRDETDHFLYSRFSNPTVAQFENRLALLEGAEACFATASGMAAMFASVAALVKSGDRVVAYAAMFSSCYVVLTEILPKWGINTVLVEENTPEGWAAALAEPTKAVFIESPSNPLMEITDIRMVSDLAHKVGATVIVDNVMASPVLQKPLELGADVVMYSTTKHIDGQGRVLGGAILGSKQYITDVVIPFTRHTGPSMSSFNAWVMLKSLETMHMRVERMSSTALTIAETFENHPAIEKVSYPFLKSHEGHELAKQQMKGGGSTVAIQFKADKDSVFRFMNALQVIDISNNLGDSKSLMTHPSSTTHRRLSLEIQAEMGITPSTVRLSVGLEHPEDLVRDIETALKAI, encoded by the coding sequence ATGACCAAGAGAAACCGCCCATGGGGTTACCAAGCCGGCAACGACGAATCTAAGCCAGACTGGCAATTGCACCCGGACACACAGGCTATCCGTGGCGCACTAAGCCGCACCGGCTTCGGCGAGACCAGCGAGGCACTGTTTCTAAACAGCGGTTTTACCTATGACTCAGCAGAGCAGGCAGAATCTTCGTTCCGCGACGAGACCGACCACTTCTTGTACAGCCGTTTCTCAAATCCAACCGTCGCTCAGTTCGAAAACCGTTTGGCACTACTTGAGGGCGCAGAGGCTTGCTTCGCAACCGCATCTGGAATGGCCGCGATGTTTGCATCCGTGGCAGCACTGGTCAAGTCTGGCGACCGCGTTGTTGCCTATGCCGCCATGTTCAGCTCTTGCTACGTAGTGCTCACAGAGATTTTGCCTAAATGGGGCATCAACACAGTTTTGGTCGAAGAAAACACACCTGAGGGCTGGGCAGCTGCACTTGCCGAACCAACCAAGGCTGTTTTCATCGAATCGCCAAGCAACCCTTTGATGGAGATCACCGACATCCGTATGGTGTCTGACCTAGCTCACAAAGTTGGCGCCACAGTAATTGTTGACAACGTAATGGCCTCGCCGGTTCTCCAGAAGCCGCTTGAACTTGGTGCCGACGTTGTGATGTATTCAACCACCAAACACATCGATGGCCAGGGCCGCGTTCTAGGTGGCGCAATTCTTGGCAGCAAGCAGTACATCACCGATGTGGTTATTCCGTTCACCCGCCACACCGGCCCTTCGATGAGCTCATTCAACGCTTGGGTAATGCTCAAGTCACTTGAGACCATGCACATGCGCGTCGAAAGAATGAGCAGCACCGCGCTGACCATTGCCGAGACCTTCGAAAACCACCCTGCGATCGAGAAGGTTTCTTACCCGTTCCTCAAGTCACACGAGGGTCACGAACTTGCCAAGCAGCAAATGAAGGGTGGCGGTTCTACCGTTGCTATTCAGTTCAAGGCCGACAAGGACTCGGTTTTCCGCTTCATGAATGCGCTCCAGGTAATCGACATCTCAAACAACTTGGGCGACAGCAAGTCACTTATGACTCACCCGTCATCGACCACTCACCGTCGCCTATCGCTTGAAATTCAGGCAGAGATGGGCATTACTCCGAGCACCGTTCGACTATCGGTTGGCCTAGAGCACCCAGAAGACCTAGTGCGCGATATCGAAACCGCGCTGAAGGCTATCTAA
- the nadA gene encoding quinolinate synthase NadA: MTTASVNQRIQLIVKGQSSDSTCSPSLAKGPWEFDGGPAAYGPGASSSDLIPTGSPVQGALPAEYKTASDEELRERIIAAKKTLGDQVVILGHFYQRDEIVEHADYLGDSFQLANAAKAHPEAKAIVFCGVHFMAETADILSGDDQAVILPNLAAGCSMADMADIDSVTQAWEQLEEIYGTEPDAEGRAPIIPVTYMNSSAALKAFCGEHGGIVCTSSNAAIVLKWAFERGQRVLFFPDQHLGRNTAKAMGISTDLMPLWQGRKPLGGNTEQQLVDAKVVLWNGFCSVHKRFSVAQIDKARAEHPGVRVIVHPESPMEVVDAADEYGSTDYIRKAVIAATEPTTFAIGTEINMVQRLAAEFPQHNIFCLDPVVCPCSTMYRIHPGYLAWVLERLVAGEVVNQIVVDEKVAEGAKVALERMLAAKPL, from the coding sequence ATGACCACAGCATCGGTCAACCAGCGCATCCAGCTAATTGTGAAGGGGCAATCTTCAGACTCAACCTGCAGCCCTTCTCTAGCCAAGGGCCCGTGGGAGTTTGACGGTGGCCCAGCAGCCTACGGCCCTGGAGCATCCAGCAGCGATTTGATTCCGACCGGATCGCCAGTGCAAGGCGCCTTGCCAGCCGAGTACAAAACCGCATCCGATGAAGAGCTGCGCGAGCGCATCATCGCGGCTAAAAAAACTTTGGGTGACCAGGTTGTGATTCTTGGGCACTTTTACCAGCGCGATGAAATTGTTGAGCACGCCGATTATCTGGGTGACTCTTTTCAATTGGCTAATGCCGCCAAGGCCCACCCAGAGGCAAAGGCAATTGTGTTCTGCGGTGTGCACTTCATGGCAGAAACAGCGGACATTCTCTCGGGTGACGACCAGGCGGTAATTTTGCCAAACCTTGCAGCCGGCTGCTCAATGGCTGACATGGCTGATATTGACTCGGTCACTCAGGCCTGGGAACAACTGGAGGAGATTTACGGCACCGAGCCAGATGCCGAGGGTCGCGCGCCAATCATCCCGGTGACCTACATGAATTCATCTGCAGCACTAAAGGCTTTCTGCGGAGAGCACGGCGGCATTGTTTGCACATCTTCAAACGCGGCAATTGTTCTGAAGTGGGCTTTTGAGCGCGGTCAGCGCGTGCTGTTCTTTCCGGACCAGCACCTTGGCCGAAACACAGCGAAAGCCATGGGCATTAGCACCGACCTAATGCCGCTTTGGCAGGGTCGCAAGCCACTTGGCGGCAACACCGAGCAGCAGCTGGTCGACGCCAAGGTTGTCCTTTGGAATGGTTTCTGCTCTGTGCACAAGCGCTTCAGCGTGGCTCAAATTGATAAGGCCCGCGCCGAGCACCCAGGTGTTCGCGTAATTGTGCACCCGGAAAGCCCAATGGAGGTTGTTGATGCAGCCGACGAGTATGGCTCGACCGACTACATTCGCAAGGCAGTAATTGCTGCGACCGAGCCAACCACTTTTGCCATCGGCACCGAAATCAACATGGTTCAGCGCCTGGCAGCCGAGTTTCCGCAGCACAACATTTTTTGCCTAGACCCGGTAGTCTGCCCATGCTCAACGATGTACCGAATTCACCCTGGATACCTAGCCTGGGTGCTTGAACGCTTGGTTGCCGGCGAAGTCGTAAACCAGATTGTGGTTGATGAAAAGGTAGCCGAGGGCGCCAAGGTTGCGCTTGAGCGCATGTTGGCGGCGAAGCCACTCTAG
- a CDS encoding WhiB family transcriptional regulator, which translates to MQWLNESRCLTEDPELFFPVGNTGPAVDQIEQAKSVCRECGVATQCLEYAIKENQDTGVWGGLSEDERKSLKRKYARARRAG; encoded by the coding sequence ATGCAGTGGCTAAATGAGTCTCGTTGCCTCACCGAAGATCCAGAACTTTTCTTTCCAGTTGGTAACACCGGCCCTGCAGTTGACCAAATTGAGCAAGCAAAATCAGTTTGCCGCGAGTGTGGCGTAGCCACCCAGTGCCTTGAGTACGCAATCAAAGAAAACCAGGACACCGGCGTTTGGGGTGGCCTAAGCGAGGACGAGCGCAAGTCACTCAAGCGCAAGTACGCTCGTGCACGTCGTGCTGGCTAA
- the nadC gene encoding carboxylating nicotinate-nucleotide diphosphorylase, with the protein MLTPEHINKVVAAALEEDAPAGDITSEHLIPASAQATAELAAREPGVFSGVEVFKAAFELCDPNIRVEMKIADGENFVAGQSLATVTGPARAVLRGERIGLNFTQRMCGIATLTAQYVAAVAGTKAKILDTRKTTPGLREFERQAVRDGGGTNHRFSLSDQVLAKDNHLAVLTAGGKDLTTELRRVRTEIPASVKFEVEVDRLDQIMPVLEGGVDIIMLDNFTLDELRAGVSLIAGRAVVEASGGVNLETVAKIAATGVDVISVGALTHSVRSLDLGLDVTIEPK; encoded by the coding sequence ATGCTTACTCCAGAGCACATCAATAAAGTCGTGGCTGCAGCGCTCGAAGAAGACGCACCCGCCGGAGACATCACGTCTGAGCACCTGATTCCAGCGAGCGCTCAGGCAACCGCCGAGCTAGCAGCTCGCGAACCGGGAGTTTTCAGCGGGGTGGAAGTTTTCAAGGCAGCATTTGAGCTGTGCGACCCAAACATCCGGGTTGAAATGAAGATTGCCGACGGCGAAAACTTTGTTGCCGGGCAGAGCCTTGCCACAGTGACCGGCCCAGCGCGAGCAGTGTTGCGCGGCGAGCGAATTGGTTTGAACTTCACCCAGCGCATGTGCGGCATTGCCACACTGACTGCCCAGTACGTTGCTGCAGTTGCCGGCACCAAGGCCAAAATTCTCGACACCCGCAAAACCACTCCGGGTCTACGCGAGTTCGAGCGCCAAGCCGTGCGTGACGGTGGCGGAACAAACCACCGCTTCTCACTATCAGATCAGGTTTTGGCTAAGGACAACCACCTGGCCGTTCTAACCGCCGGGGGCAAGGACCTCACCACCGAGCTGCGCAGAGTCAGAACTGAGATTCCGGCTTCGGTCAAGTTTGAGGTTGAGGTTGACCGCCTCGATCAAATCATGCCGGTACTCGAGGGCGGAGTCGACATCATCATGCTCGATAACTTCACCCTCGATGAACTTCGCGCCGGGGTGAGCCTGATTGCGGGACGCGCTGTGGTCGAAGCATCCGGCGGCGTGAACCTTGAGACGGTGGCCAAAATTGCTGCAACCGGTGTGGACGTAATTTCAGTTGGGGCCCTGACCCACAGCGTTCGTTCCTTGGACCTTGGCCTTGACGTAACTATCGAGCCAAAATGA
- a CDS encoding aminotransferase class I/II-fold pyridoxal phosphate-dependent enzyme: protein MPDNQVVAPSLSDLRQRHSSKWRRFSSDVLPMHVAEMDFQVAEPIQAVLTEMIQHSDLGYLGPVPEVAEAFAEFAAARWNWPVDTKQVKMATDVGVAAVEIFRALSKPGDQVVINTPVYSAFFGWLAETHLTPIDVPLVQNGAEWLLDLEGLEQAFANGAKFYLLCHPHNPLGKVFSRDELTAVAALAARYEVLVISDEIHAPLTYAGEVFTPYLNCGPDAEATGITITSSSKSWNTAGLKAAIVVSQSSEVAAKLAKLPPDMHWRSSLLGAFAMVEAYRNGTTWLDSAIEAIEANYQHMVSEVAAKLPGVVIHRPVSGYLSWWDVSALNLGTEPGKVILERAKVAVVEGSDLGGAAAANYTRFIRFNFGTSPANITEAIDRIAALR from the coding sequence ATGCCTGACAATCAAGTAGTTGCACCATCGTTATCTGACCTCCGTCAACGTCACAGTTCCAAGTGGCGTCGATTTAGCTCGGATGTTTTACCGATGCATGTCGCCGAGATGGATTTTCAGGTCGCCGAGCCAATCCAAGCTGTCCTGACCGAGATGATTCAGCACTCCGATTTGGGTTACCTGGGTCCGGTTCCTGAGGTTGCCGAGGCGTTCGCTGAGTTTGCTGCTGCTCGCTGGAACTGGCCGGTTGACACCAAGCAGGTAAAAATGGCCACCGATGTCGGTGTGGCAGCTGTCGAGATTTTTCGAGCGCTGAGTAAGCCTGGCGATCAGGTGGTCATCAACACCCCGGTATACAGCGCATTCTTTGGTTGGTTGGCCGAAACTCACCTAACCCCGATTGATGTTCCACTCGTTCAGAACGGCGCTGAGTGGTTGCTTGACCTCGAAGGGCTAGAGCAGGCCTTTGCCAACGGTGCCAAGTTCTACCTGCTGTGCCACCCGCACAACCCACTGGGCAAGGTTTTCTCGCGCGATGAGCTGACTGCTGTGGCCGCTCTGGCTGCTCGGTATGAAGTGTTGGTTATCAGCGATGAAATTCACGCACCACTGACCTATGCCGGCGAAGTCTTTACGCCTTATCTAAACTGCGGCCCTGATGCCGAAGCCACCGGCATAACCATTACGTCTTCAAGTAAATCTTGGAACACGGCTGGCCTCAAGGCTGCCATCGTGGTTAGCCAAAGCAGCGAGGTTGCCGCTAAGTTGGCCAAACTGCCACCTGACATGCATTGGCGTTCATCGTTGTTGGGGGCCTTTGCCATGGTTGAGGCCTACCGCAACGGAACCACCTGGTTGGACTCAGCCATCGAAGCAATTGAGGCTAACTACCAGCACATGGTTTCAGAGGTTGCGGCCAAGTTGCCGGGTGTTGTTATTCACCGGCCGGTTAGCGGATACCTGAGTTGGTGGGATGTCTCAGCATTGAACCTTGGTACCGAACCAGGCAAAGTCATTCTCGAGCGCGCCAAGGTAGCTGTGGTTGAGGGCTCAGATCTCGGTGGAGCAGCCGCAGCCAACTACACCCGGTTTATCCGATTCAATTTTGGAACCAGCCCGGCAAACATCACCGAGGCAATTGATCGAATCGCTGCGCTTAGATAG
- a CDS encoding cysteine desulfurase family protein, with product MIYLDHAATTPVAKEALQAAWPWLTEEFGNPSSTHELGHRAGMALEAARDAVAAWLGCRGSEIIFTSGGTEGINLAIEGLALANPRGRHIVSSPTEHEAVLQSIEYLVRHHKFEVTWLSVDLQGCISLAELKTALRLDTTLVTLMMANNEVGTVHPISRLAALAHEVGAAFHTDAVQAAAWLDCNVAQLGVDALTVSGHKLGAPKGSGATYIRGRLAVEPLLHGGGQENGRRSGTENVAWAVALATAVEVLTKQKAEVARIEAARDRFIGQVQDLVPTAILTGHPSNRLPSIASFCVPGLSGEALLLELERREVIVSSGSACAAGSDEPSHVLTAMGFDAELAQTAIRFSFSHHTTEAELETAACALADAVAAVGGTDKIA from the coding sequence ATGATTTACCTCGATCACGCGGCCACGACACCGGTAGCCAAAGAAGCGCTGCAGGCAGCCTGGCCTTGGCTAACCGAAGAATTCGGTAATCCGTCAAGCACTCACGAACTGGGGCATCGAGCCGGAATGGCGCTCGAGGCAGCGCGCGATGCAGTTGCCGCCTGGTTGGGCTGCCGAGGAAGTGAAATCATCTTTACCTCGGGTGGCACCGAAGGCATCAACCTTGCTATTGAGGGGCTTGCCCTTGCCAACCCGCGCGGCAGGCACATCGTCAGCTCACCGACCGAGCACGAGGCCGTGCTGCAGAGCATCGAGTATCTGGTTCGGCATCACAAATTTGAAGTCACCTGGTTGAGCGTTGATCTTCAGGGCTGCATCTCGCTAGCCGAACTCAAAACCGCGCTGCGGCTAGACACCACGCTGGTCACCCTGATGATGGCAAATAATGAGGTCGGCACAGTTCACCCCATCTCACGCCTGGCCGCACTGGCCCACGAGGTCGGGGCTGCTTTTCACACCGATGCCGTTCAGGCTGCCGCTTGGCTGGACTGCAATGTTGCCCAACTGGGCGTGGATGCGCTGACGGTTTCTGGCCACAAACTTGGGGCACCTAAGGGTTCAGGCGCAACCTACATTCGAGGCCGGCTTGCGGTTGAACCACTGTTGCACGGTGGAGGGCAAGAGAACGGTCGCCGTTCGGGTACCGAGAATGTGGCCTGGGCTGTGGCTCTGGCCACCGCCGTTGAGGTTTTGACTAAACAAAAAGCTGAGGTTGCGCGCATCGAAGCAGCCCGGGATCGGTTTATCGGGCAGGTTCAAGACCTGGTCCCAACTGCAATTTTGACCGGGCACCCAAGCAATCGGCTACCGAGCATCGCCTCATTTTGCGTACCCGGATTGAGTGGCGAGGCCCTGCTGCTTGAGCTGGAGCGCCGCGAGGTCATCGTCTCTAGTGGATCTGCCTGCGCGGCTGGCAGTGATGAACCATCCCATGTTTTGACCGCCATGGGATTCGATGCCGAGTTGGCCCAGACAGCCATTAGATTCAGTTTTTCGCACCACACCACCGAAGCCGAACTAGAAACGGCCGCCTGTGCCTTGGCTGATGCGGTTGCTGCCGTTGGCGGCACTGATAAAATCGCCTAA
- the bcp gene encoding thioredoxin-dependent thiol peroxidase, whose translation MSDEKKLAAGDEAPNFTVENQDGKPVSLSDYRGQKVILYFYPAASTPGCTKEACDFNDNLNPFKAAGYTVLGISPDAVPKLKTFQQNQDLNFELLSDADLSVHKAFGAYGLKKLYGREYTGVLRSTFAIDETGKVSLALYNVKATGHVLMLRKLLGI comes from the coding sequence ATGTCTGATGAGAAAAAACTTGCTGCCGGTGATGAAGCCCCAAACTTTACGGTCGAGAACCAAGACGGAAAGCCTGTTTCGCTATCTGACTACCGAGGCCAGAAAGTCATTTTGTACTTCTACCCTGCCGCCTCAACCCCAGGTTGCACCAAAGAAGCCTGCGACTTCAACGACAACCTAAACCCATTTAAGGCTGCAGGTTACACAGTTCTTGGCATCTCTCCTGATGCGGTACCGAAGCTAAAGACTTTCCAGCAGAACCAAGACTTGAACTTTGAATTGCTGAGCGACGCCGACCTATCGGTTCACAAGGCATTTGGCGCCTACGGGCTCAAGAAGCTCTACGGCCGCGAGTACACCGGTGTTCTGCGGTCAACCTTTGCGATCGACGAGACCGGAAAAGTTTCCCTTGCCCTCTACAACGTAAAGGCAACCGGCCACGTTCTAATGCTTCGAAAGCTACTAGGAATCTAG
- a CDS encoding NUDIX hydrolase has translation MADQTQAPLEAPNLAVSTVIFTLRTCETGELKLALPLVKRIRAPFENQWALPGGPLKITEDLSHAASRNLLETTGLEPRYLEQLYAFGSLDRSPGSKLSDRVVSIVYWALVGTDEAGAAIESENVQWFWADELPQLAFDHNIIVEYALNRLRNKLAYSQLAHLFLPELFTLAQLREVYEAVLNIQLDPGNFRRLVEAEGSVEPTGERLAGTRHRPPQLYRATNTGENQ, from the coding sequence ATGGCAGATCAAACTCAGGCTCCACTAGAGGCGCCGAACCTTGCCGTGTCGACCGTCATTTTTACCCTTCGCACCTGCGAGACCGGCGAGCTAAAACTAGCCCTCCCGCTAGTCAAGAGAATCCGTGCCCCGTTTGAAAACCAATGGGCTCTGCCGGGTGGTCCACTCAAAATCACCGAGGACCTTAGCCACGCAGCCTCGCGAAACCTGCTTGAGACAACCGGGCTTGAACCGCGCTACCTAGAGCAGCTCTACGCATTCGGCAGCCTTGACCGCTCCCCCGGCAGCAAGCTCAGTGACCGCGTGGTGTCGATTGTCTACTGGGCCCTGGTCGGCACCGATGAAGCGGGCGCAGCAATCGAGAGCGAGAACGTCCAATGGTTCTGGGCTGACGAACTTCCGCAGCTGGCCTTTGACCACAACATCATCGTTGAATACGCACTGAACCGACTGCGAAACAAGCTGGCATATAGCCAACTTGCGCACCTATTTTTGCCAGAACTATTCACCTTGGCGCAGCTTCGCGAGGTCTACGAAGCAGTGCTCAACATTCAACTGGACCCGGGAAACTTTCGGCGCCTGGTTGAGGCAGAAGGCTCGGTGGAGCCTACCGGAGAGCGACTTGCCGGCACCCGCCACCGACCACCACAGCTTTACCGCGCGACGAACACAGGAGAAAATCAATGA
- the nadB gene encoding L-aspartate oxidase, with protein sequence MKKLVVIGSGIAGLIAAVEASRTHEVTLVTKSNLAESNTHYAQGGIAAVVSSDDTVAEHVADTLAAGAGYCYEPAVEVLCAEGPNRIQDLIRFGVDFDKQGPEFALGLEAAHSHPRVLHAGGDTTGADISRALVETLKSTAAAIHEHTFVIDFEVVNTKITGVHLMDSSGRHFVEADAVILASGGAGQLFRHTTNPAVTTGDGVAAAFRAGAELADVEFYQFHPTALAVPGSFLISEAVRGDGAVLINNAGERFMQKVHPLAELAPRDVVARGIQAEMLSQGGQPVLLDATGLGSDFLNKRFPSISKTTRAYGLDWGKNPIPVTPAAHYWMGGVATDIWGRTSIEGLFAVGEVACTGAHGANRLASNSLLESIVFSRRAVQVLDEAWPTEAASARWKESGVLREIELQDEADSAVPASSLKVVDRVELQSLMWDNVGLARDAEGLAATEQALAQWRSADKANRLFTDWEDANLLLLARALTASANAREESRGGHYRLDFPESNPSMAKPITIVRQVK encoded by the coding sequence ATGAAGAAGCTCGTAGTTATCGGCAGCGGCATTGCCGGCCTTATTGCGGCCGTTGAAGCCAGCCGAACCCACGAGGTGACCCTGGTCACCAAGTCAAACCTGGCTGAAAGCAACACTCACTACGCGCAGGGTGGCATCGCGGCGGTTGTCTCCAGTGACGACACAGTTGCCGAGCACGTTGCCGATACCCTGGCCGCTGGCGCAGGTTATTGCTACGAACCTGCGGTCGAGGTGCTTTGTGCCGAGGGGCCGAATCGCATTCAGGATCTGATTCGGTTTGGTGTCGATTTCGATAAGCAGGGTCCTGAATTTGCACTAGGCCTAGAGGCGGCTCACTCTCACCCGCGCGTTCTTCACGCCGGCGGAGACACCACCGGAGCCGACATCAGTCGGGCTTTGGTGGAAACTCTCAAGTCAACCGCAGCCGCAATTCACGAGCACACTTTTGTAATCGACTTTGAAGTAGTCAACACAAAAATTACCGGCGTGCACCTGATGGATTCATCGGGGCGCCATTTTGTTGAGGCAGATGCCGTGATTCTGGCCAGCGGTGGCGCAGGGCAACTGTTCAGACACACCACCAACCCAGCCGTAACCACCGGAGACGGCGTTGCCGCAGCCTTTAGGGCCGGTGCCGAATTGGCTGACGTTGAGTTCTACCAATTTCACCCAACTGCACTTGCTGTTCCGGGCAGTTTTTTGATCTCAGAGGCGGTTCGCGGAGACGGCGCTGTGCTGATCAACAATGCTGGCGAACGCTTCATGCAAAAGGTGCACCCCCTAGCCGAGCTGGCACCGAGAGACGTGGTGGCCCGAGGCATCCAGGCTGAGATGCTGTCGCAGGGCGGCCAACCGGTATTGCTAGATGCAACCGGATTAGGTTCCGACTTTTTGAATAAGCGATTCCCAAGTATTTCGAAAACCACCCGCGCCTATGGCCTGGATTGGGGTAAAAACCCGATTCCGGTTACCCCAGCAGCCCACTACTGGATGGGCGGTGTTGCAACCGATATTTGGGGCCGCACATCTATCGAAGGTTTATTTGCCGTTGGCGAAGTTGCCTGCACCGGCGCTCACGGAGCAAACCGACTGGCGTCAAACTCCCTACTCGAGTCCATCGTGTTCTCCCGCCGAGCAGTTCAGGTGCTCGATGAGGCCTGGCCAACCGAAGCAGCCAGCGCACGCTGGAAGGAATCTGGTGTCTTGCGCGAAATCGAGCTGCAGGACGAAGCCGACAGTGCCGTTCCGGCAAGCTCGCTGAAGGTGGTTGACCGAGTTGAATTGCAGTCACTGATGTGGGACAACGTTGGACTGGCTCGCGATGCTGAGGGCCTAGCCGCCACAGAACAGGCACTGGCTCAGTGGCGTTCGGCAGATAAAGCTAACCGTTTGTTTACCGACTGGGAGGACGCCAACCTGTTGCTCTTGGCACGCGCCCTAACGGCTTCGGCAAATGCCCGCGAAGAGTCCAGAGGCGGTCACTACCGACTGGACTTCCCTGAATCAAACCCATCGATGGCCAAGCCCATCACGATTGTTCGACAGGTCAAATAA
- a CDS encoding FAD-binding domain-containing protein — protein MHELIDIQSDPELILEKHFSGLHSGGGRSSIRGGQTAANQAMHELDIRGYAAQRSEVLPRSKRGATVLSPYIRHNLITLKQVWQEVEAAPYKDREKFQDELLWQEYARHLYARIGTEFFENLRFEQVWDAPGDGWNRDMRCIDEVVSELEQDGWLVNQTRMWLASHWTVRNGRGWLHGQERMHRELIDGSRAANLLGWQWTVGSGGKPYGFARWQVEKRAPGLCLKCPLNKSCPIQEFPADKPLLQLESRPRLDSDPDLARTTGPVSVIQNAKPDAVLLTIDSMGDADPALAANPDLPVVFVFNRDALAKLQLSSKRIYFYLETLQDLASRRNVSVYLGSPYEYAKEHRVAVTYAPVPSFARFEDLAEVHPYPWLKKPHAMSVRSFSSWRSKIR, from the coding sequence ATGCACGAGCTAATTGACATCCAGTCTGACCCAGAGTTAATTCTCGAAAAACACTTTTCGGGATTGCATTCGGGCGGGGGCAGAAGCTCGATTCGTGGCGGTCAAACCGCAGCTAATCAGGCTATGCACGAGCTGGACATCCGTGGTTATGCCGCCCAGCGCTCAGAGGTTTTACCGCGCTCAAAACGCGGGGCAACGGTGCTGTCGCCATACATTCGTCACAACCTGATAACCCTGAAGCAGGTTTGGCAAGAGGTTGAGGCAGCGCCCTATAAAGATCGTGAAAAATTTCAAGATGAGTTGTTGTGGCAAGAATATGCTCGCCACCTTTATGCCCGCATCGGTACCGAATTCTTTGAGAACCTTAGGTTTGAGCAGGTTTGGGATGCCCCGGGTGACGGTTGGAATCGCGACATGAGGTGCATTGACGAGGTGGTTTCTGAGCTCGAACAGGATGGCTGGCTGGTCAACCAAACTCGTATGTGGTTGGCTTCACACTGGACTGTGCGCAACGGTCGTGGATGGTTGCATGGTCAAGAGCGGATGCACCGCGAACTTATCGATGGATCGCGAGCCGCAAATCTATTGGGTTGGCAGTGGACGGTTGGCTCGGGCGGAAAGCCCTACGGTTTTGCTCGCTGGCAGGTAGAGAAACGCGCACCGGGTCTCTGCCTCAAGTGCCCGCTGAACAAGTCGTGCCCTATCCAAGAGTTTCCAGCAGATAAGCCCCTGCTCCAACTTGAATCCAGGCCAAGGCTGGACAGTGACCCTGACCTTGCCCGGACCACAGGGCCAGTTTCGGTTATTCAAAATGCCAAACCGGATGCCGTTCTGCTGACCATTGACTCGATGGGAGACGCAGATCCAGCTCTGGCGGCCAACCCTGATTTGCCGGTTGTATTTGTTTTCAACCGCGATGCCCTGGCCAAATTGCAACTCTCCTCGAAGCGAATTTACTTTTACCTCGAGACTCTGCAGGACCTCGCCAGCCGCAGAAACGTATCGGTGTATTTGGGCAGCCCGTACGAATATGCCAAGGAGCACCGCGTTGCGGTCACCTATGCGCCGGTACCGAGCTTTGCCAGGTTCGAGGATCTGGCCGAGGTGCACCCGTACCCATGGCTCAAAAAACCGCACGCCATGAGTGTGCGCTCGTTTAGTTCGTGGCGCTCAAAGATTCGGTAG
- a CDS encoding VOC family protein has protein sequence MTLPANLIMGAVTLRVQNLDLMISYYRDAVGLDLISEVAGSAILGRGTTPALILEHSPALKYASENQAGLFHTAFLFETKAQLAWAVASVAAKYPGSFTGSADHLVSEAFYFDDPEKNGVELYWDRARNEWSWRHGVVEMGTFGLDPNAFLAENLPKQADETASNIGHVHLSVGSIEQAQDFYVNKLGFDVTLNYGGSALFVSAGGYHHHMAMNIWRSRGAGLRQPTLGLRDVSILLPDNDALGAVEERLKTSSVQIRHDGQTIHLDDPWGNQVSLCALR, from the coding sequence ATGACATTGCCAGCAAATCTAATCATGGGTGCAGTGACCCTGCGCGTTCAAAATCTAGATCTAATGATTTCTTACTACCGAGATGCAGTGGGTCTGGACCTTATCTCAGAGGTTGCCGGTTCGGCGATCCTGGGTCGTGGCACCACACCGGCTTTGATTCTGGAACACTCGCCGGCTCTCAAGTACGCCAGCGAGAATCAGGCTGGCCTGTTTCACACCGCTTTTCTATTCGAAACCAAGGCCCAGTTAGCCTGGGCCGTTGCCTCGGTTGCGGCCAAGTATCCGGGTTCATTTACCGGCAGCGCCGACCACCTGGTCAGTGAGGCCTTTTACTTTGATGACCCAGAAAAGAACGGCGTTGAGCTTTACTGGGACCGCGCTCGCAACGAGTGGAGTTGGAGGCACGGAGTCGTTGAAATGGGAACTTTCGGACTGGACCCAAATGCGTTCCTGGCCGAAAACCTACCAAAGCAGGCTGATGAGACCGCGTCGAATATTGGACATGTTCACTTGAGCGTTGGATCCATCGAGCAGGCTCAAGATTTTTATGTCAACAAGCTTGGCTTTGATGTGACTTTGAATTACGGCGGTTCGGCGTTGTTTGTTAGTGCCGGCGGATACCACCACCACATGGCCATGAACATCTGGCGCAGTAGGGGAGCAGGGCTTCGTCAGCCAACCCTCGGGCTGCGTGACGTTTCGATCCTTCTGCCCGATAACGATGCCTTAGGGGCCGTTGAAGAGCGGCTAAAGACCTCTAGCGTTCAGATTCGCCACGATGGTCAAACCATTCACCTCGATGACCCTTGGGGCAATCAAGTTAGTTTGTGCGCCCTGCGATAA